Genomic DNA from Deltaproteobacteria bacterium HGW-Deltaproteobacteria-18:
CGGGTAGTTATGGGCAAAGCAGCCCTGGAAGCCCGGCAGCTTTATCACCAACTCGGGCTAACCGTGCCGCAGGAGGGCGTCATCCCCGACGACCATCTGGCCTTTGAACTGGAAGCGATGATCGTCCTCAAAAGCGCTCTGGGCGCGGACGCCCCGCCCTCCCCGGAGACAAAGGCCCTGCACGCATGGTTCGTGCGCGAGCACCTGGCCCGGTGGCTTCCGCCCTTCATCCTGGCGACCAGGACACACGCATCCGCCGGCGGAGTCATTGCCCTTGCAGCGGACGCCCTGGCCGCGTGGTTCGACAAGGAACTCAACACAACTGCGCCGCCGCTCCCGGAATGACCGGACTGGCGACGCGCGAGGAGGATTGCATGTCTCAAAAAACGAGAGCTCTCAGCAGGCGTCAATTCCTTAAAGGGATCTCCGTGGCCGGAGCGGCCTCGCTGCTCCCTCTAAGGCTGCTGATGCCGTATTCGGCCGAGGCCGCAACGGCGTTCAGGGAGCAGGATTTCCAGATCTTCAGGAACGCCTGCCCCAGAAACTGCTATGATACCTGTTCCATCAAGACGTACGTCAAGGACGGGGTGGTCAAATTCATCGAGGGGGCGCAGGAATCCACGTTCACCCAGGGCGGCCTGTGCGTTAAAGGCTACGCCTACCCGAGACGGGTCTACAGCCCGGACCGGATCAAGTACCCCATGGTGCAGGACGGCCGTCGCACGGGCAATTGGCGCCGCGTTACATGGGACGAAGCCATGGACCGCATCGCAGGCAAGATCCTCGAAATCAAGGAAAAGGACGGTTCCCTGCTGGGAATGGGACTGACCAAGTATTCCGGAAATTTCGGCATCACCAACTACGGCGTCGAGGGCATGATGTCTTCGCTCGGCTATACGACCCGCTTTGTGGGCACTCCCTGCTGGCCGGCCGGCATCGATGCCCAGAACTACGACCTCGGCGACATGTGGTGCAACGATCCCGAGGACATGGTCAAATCCAGGTACGTGATCGTCTGGGGGGCCAATCCGGCGTGGTGTTCGGTGCACTCCATGAAGTACGTCAACGAGGCCAAGCGGCGCGGGGCCAAGGTCGTGGTCGTCGACCCCGTTTTTACCCAGACCGCCGCCAAGGCCGATGTCTATTGGCAGCCCGAAACATCAAGTGACGGCGCGCTGGCGCTGGGCATGGCACGCCACATCCTGGACAATGGCCTGGTGGACAGCGATTTCGTGAACAATCACGCCAAGGGCTTCGACGAATTCGCCGCCTACCTGCGCGATAACGTCACCGTGGAGTGGGCGGCAGGCGTGAGCGGCATCCCCGCCGACCAGATCAGGGAAGTGGCCGAGGAGTTTGCAAACGCCGATCCGGCCACAATCTGGATCGGTTACGGAATGCAGCGGCACACCAACGGCGGGGCTTCGGTCCGCGCCATCGACGCCCTCGTCGCCATGACCGGAAATGTCGGCAAGGAAGGCGGAGGGGCGCGCTACGGTCACCTGCGGACTTGGGGCTTCAACTACCATGCGCTGCTCCAGAAGCAGCCCGAAGGTTCCCGGGGATTCATCGGGGCAACCGGTCCCAAGGGCGAATTCGACTTCACCAAGGCCGAGGCCGCCAGCTTCACGGACCGCACCGTGAACATCAACAAGACGGCCCAGGCCATCCTGGACACCAAGGATCCCGCTTTGAGGATGCTCTGGGTTTCGTGCAAGAATCCCTTTGCCCAGGACTTTGACCGCCCCAAGCTGGAAAAAGCCTTCGACTCGCTGGAAATGGTCGTCTCGGTGGAACAGTTCTTCACCGAAACGGTGAACAACTCGGACATCGTGCTGCCGGTGACCACGCTGTTCGAGGAGTGGACCGTCAACGCCTCCTATTGGCATTATTGGGTGGGCATCAACGAGCAGGCCATAAAACCCATGTACGAGACCAAGTCGAACATCGAGATTGCCGCCCTGCTCTCGAAGAAGATGAACGAACTCTCACCCGGATCCTGCACATTCCCGCAGGACATCGATACCAGGGAGTGGCTTGAGAAGGAATTCAACCAGGGCATTTACGACTACCTGGGCATAAAACACTGGACCGACCTCAAGAACGGTCCCGTCAAGGCAAAGCTGGCGTCCTCCGCTTCCTGGAGCGACAGGAAATTCGGCACGCCTTCCGGCCAGTACGAGTTTCACTCGGAACTGTGCCAGCAGAACGGCCACGATGCCCTGCCAAGATACAAGGAAGGACGAAAACCGTACGACGAATTCAGGCTGCTGACGCCGCATACGAAATTCGGCCTGCATTCTCAGTTTATCAATCTCGACTGGATGCATGAATTCAACAAGGAACCGTTTCTCTATATGCATCCCGATGACGCGCGAGAAAAGAAAATTGCGGATCTCGACATGGTGCGTGTCTTCAACAAGGTTGGAGAGCTCAAGGTCAAGGTCAAGCTGACAAGCAACGTCGCCAAAAAATGTCTGGTCATCTATGAAGCATGGTTCGGCAAGGGGAATGACTTCAACGTCCAGAACCTGGTGGACGATGAATCCGCAGACATGGGTGCATACAAGACCGGAGCGCCTGGCGTCGCCATTCATGGCCAGTTCGCCAATGTGGAACGGGTCTAAGGAGTGAATGCAATGAAGAAACAATATGCCTTTTTGGTCGATTCGGAGAAATGCATCGGATGCTTCACCTGTGCCATGGCCTGCCGCAACTATTACCATCAGGAAAAAGGTGTCGTGTGGCGGCACGTCTACCCGCTCAATGAGGAAA
This window encodes:
- a CDS encoding cytoplasmic chaperone TorD family protein — protein: MHVFGIQGCEEPFSPLPRCASMTDACITCIEDLRDFFSASTAVELRDAATRIAASVDAVISPDTDWTTVEYEFNRLFVGPAAVPAPLYASAYCESDRVVMGKAALEARQLYHQLGLTVPQEGVIPDDHLAFELEAMIVLKSALGADAPPSPETKALHAWFVREHLARWLPPFILATRTHASAGGVIALAADALAAWFDKELNTTAPPLPE
- a CDS encoding DMSO reductase; this encodes MSQKTRALSRRQFLKGISVAGAASLLPLRLLMPYSAEAATAFREQDFQIFRNACPRNCYDTCSIKTYVKDGVVKFIEGAQESTFTQGGLCVKGYAYPRRVYSPDRIKYPMVQDGRRTGNWRRVTWDEAMDRIAGKILEIKEKDGSLLGMGLTKYSGNFGITNYGVEGMMSSLGYTTRFVGTPCWPAGIDAQNYDLGDMWCNDPEDMVKSRYVIVWGANPAWCSVHSMKYVNEAKRRGAKVVVVDPVFTQTAAKADVYWQPETSSDGALALGMARHILDNGLVDSDFVNNHAKGFDEFAAYLRDNVTVEWAAGVSGIPADQIREVAEEFANADPATIWIGYGMQRHTNGGASVRAIDALVAMTGNVGKEGGGARYGHLRTWGFNYHALLQKQPEGSRGFIGATGPKGEFDFTKAEAASFTDRTVNINKTAQAILDTKDPALRMLWVSCKNPFAQDFDRPKLEKAFDSLEMVVSVEQFFTETVNNSDIVLPVTTLFEEWTVNASYWHYWVGINEQAIKPMYETKSNIEIAALLSKKMNELSPGSCTFPQDIDTREWLEKEFNQGIYDYLGIKHWTDLKNGPVKAKLASSASWSDRKFGTPSGQYEFHSELCQQNGHDALPRYKEGRKPYDEFRLLTPHTKFGLHSQFINLDWMHEFNKEPFLYMHPDDAREKKIADLDMVRVFNKVGELKVKVKLTSNVAKKCLVIYEAWFGKGNDFNVQNLVDDESADMGAYKTGAPGVAIHGQFANVERV